In the Peromyscus maniculatus bairdii isolate BWxNUB_F1_BW_parent chromosome 20, HU_Pman_BW_mat_3.1, whole genome shotgun sequence genome, one interval contains:
- the Arhgap8 gene encoding rho GTPase-activating protein 8 isoform X4 encodes MASQDPTLSTNHPFYDVARHGILQVAGDDRQGRRIFTFSCCRLPPLHQLNHQRLLEYLKYTLDQHVENDYTIIYFHYGLSSQNKPSLGWLQNAYKEFDRKLLSLLHPNPGTRHFSQDPASFLRTVYKKNLKALYVVHPTSFIKALWSIFKPLISHKFGKKVTYCSSLRELREHLQCDQLLIPPEVIRYDEKLQNLHKGQLPPPAKTPPPRPPLPTQQFGVSLQYLKDKNQGELIPPVLRWTVTYLREKGLHTEGLFRRSASAQIVHQVQRLYDQGKPVNFDDYGDMHVPAVILKTFLRELPQPLLTFQAYEQILGITNVESSLRVTHCRLILRSLPEHNYTILRYLMGFLHEVSLESISNKMTSSNLACVFGLNLIWPSQGVASLSALVPLNLFTELLIEYYDTVFSTQEAPGEHVQTTVEMEQAGPVTKGFTKTGTPQASPYLPRFRIP; translated from the exons GCATTCTGCAGGTGGCAG GGGATGACCGCCAGGGGAGACGCATCTTCACGTTCAGCTGCTGCCGGCTGCCACCCCTGCACCAGCTCAATCACCAGCGTCTGCTGGA GTATCTGAAGTACACGCTGGACCAGCACGTGGAGAATGACTACACCATCATCTACTTTCACTACGGCCTCAGCAGCCAGAACAAACCGTCCCTGGGCTGGCTCCAGAATGCCTACAAGGAGTTTGACCGGAA gcttcTTTCCCTCTTGCATCCCAACCCTGGAACCCGTCACTTCTCCCAGgatcctgcctccttcctgaggacCGT ATATAAGAAGAACCTGAAGGCTCTCTATGTTGTCCACCCCACCAGCTTCATCAAAGCACTGTGGAGCATCTTCAAGCCCCTCATCAG TCACAAGTTTGGGAAAAAAGTCACCTACTGCAGCAGCCTGCGTGAGCTCCGAGAACACCTCCAGTGCGACCAGCTGCTCATCCCCCCAGAAGTAATACG GTATGATGAGAAGCTGCAAAACCTGCACAAAGGCCAGCTACCCCCTCCCGCCAAGACCCCGCCACCTCGACCACCTCTGCCCACGCAGCAGTTTGGCGTCAGTCTGCAGTA cctcaAAGACAAAAACCAAGGTGAACTCATCCCCCCTGTGCTGAGGTGGACAGTGACGTACCTGAGGGAGAAAG GGCTACACACGGAGGGCCTGTTCCGGAGATCGGCCAGCGCCCAGATAGTCCACCAGGTCCAGCGGCTGTATGATCAAG GGAAGCCGGTGAACTTTGACGACTACGGGGACATGCATGTCCCAGCCGTGATCCTGAAGACCTTTCTGCGTGAGCTGCCTCAGCCGCTGCTGACCTTCCAAGCCTATGAGCAGATTCTCGGGATCACCA ATGTGGAGAGCAGCCTGCGAGTGACCCACTGCCGCCTGATCCTGCGGAGCCTCCCGGAGCACAACTACACCATCCTCCGCTACCTCATGGGCTTCCTGCATGAG GTGTCTCTGGAGAGCATTTCAAACAAGATGACCAGCTCAAACCTGGCATGTGTGTTCGGGCTGAACTTGATCTGGCCGTCTCAGGGGGTGGCTTCCCTGAGCGCCCTGGTGCCTCTGAACCTGTTCACGGAGCTGCTGATTGAGTACTACGACACAGTGTTCAGCACCCAAGAGGCCCCCGGGGAGCACGTGCAGACCACTGTGGAAATGGAACAGGCTGGCCCTGTCACCAAAGGATTCACGAAGACAGGCACTCCCCAGGCCTCACCTTACTTACCGCGCTTCCGCATCCCCTGA